The Paenibacillus sophorae genome has a segment encoding these proteins:
- a CDS encoding HepT-like ribonuclease domain-containing protein: protein MKSKERIILQKLSSYVQDVLHYVQGYTFEQFMDDKKTISACAFTVSQMGELAKHISPESQAEHAHIPWRSIRGMRNRIVHDYENIDLVVLWGTITSSLPELHKQIEEILLREAQETDIFSPIEDDEEYER, encoded by the coding sequence ATGAAAAGTAAAGAACGGATCATCCTTCAGAAGCTGAGCAGTTACGTGCAGGACGTGTTACATTATGTGCAGGGATACACCTTTGAGCAATTTATGGACGACAAAAAAACGATCTCCGCCTGTGCCTTTACGGTTTCGCAGATGGGCGAACTGGCTAAACATATTAGCCCAGAGTCGCAAGCTGAACATGCCCATATCCCTTGGAGAAGCATACGCGGCATGCGTAACCGAATCGTTCATGATTATGAAAACATTGACCTGGTCGTGCTTTGGGGAACCATTACCAGTAGCCTTCCCGAGCTCCACAAGCAAATCGAAGAGATACTGCTCCGAGAAGCGCAGGAAACAGATATTTTTTCACCGATTGAAGACGACGAAGAATACGAGCGGTAA
- a CDS encoding nucleotidyltransferase family protein, giving the protein MATLYQIDEIKSRLNPVFAAVPVYRAVLFGSYARGTATDASDVDIVIDSKGKLLNLHFYGLLEDITEQLDKSVDLFEWAELRRNPAMCAAVEQEGVVLYEK; this is encoded by the coding sequence ATGGCCACTCTTTATCAAATTGACGAAATAAAATCGAGACTGAATCCCGTATTTGCTGCGGTTCCCGTGTATCGAGCCGTCTTGTTCGGTTCCTACGCTCGCGGCACCGCGACGGATGCAAGCGACGTTGATATTGTCATCGATAGCAAAGGGAAGTTATTAAACCTTCACTTCTACGGCTTGCTGGAAGACATTACTGAGCAACTGGATAAATCGGTCGACTTGTTCGAATGGGCCGAACTGAGGCGTAACCCCGCCATGTGTGCAGCCGTTGAACAAGAAGGAGTTGTGCTGTATGAAAAGTAA
- a CDS encoding DUF3991 and TOPRIM domain-containing protein translates to MKQYPFSRSQILKANSVNLIEFAKFHGYILENGGHRALHAKQSGGLYFFRDSNKYYHFSTDTRGGPIDFVMHFMRMDFKQAVSYLLVTDVPQHQPTPSLPKPSGKLQLPDKAPNNRRVAWYLIHIRGIEQEIISCLMHEKKLYQQNKTGNCVFVGYDQNGTARYCSLRGTRPERPFKQDRPYSDKSYPFHIDGTNRKVYVCESPIDVMSHATLTKLDGWDWKVDHRISLGCLSDQALERFLRHYDISEIIFCLDNDVNATFQDGSPAPNWGQEAAFKFASKYASLGYATSVETPIAKDVNEDLRARRYIIEEERKRKIEVADMLER, encoded by the coding sequence ATGAAACAATATCCTTTTTCAAGGTCACAAATTCTCAAAGCCAACAGCGTCAACCTAATCGAATTCGCGAAATTTCACGGCTACATCCTCGAAAATGGCGGCCACCGCGCGCTTCATGCGAAGCAAAGTGGCGGTCTTTACTTTTTCCGCGATAGCAACAAATACTATCATTTCTCGACCGACACCCGCGGCGGTCCCATCGACTTTGTGATGCATTTTATGCGCATGGATTTTAAACAGGCTGTTTCGTATTTGTTAGTGACTGACGTACCGCAACATCAACCAACTCCCTCCCTTCCCAAACCTTCCGGCAAGTTGCAACTCCCAGATAAAGCTCCCAACAATAGACGTGTTGCCTGGTACCTGATTCATATCCGGGGTATAGAACAGGAAATCATCTCCTGCTTGATGCACGAAAAGAAGCTCTATCAGCAAAACAAGACCGGAAACTGCGTTTTTGTCGGGTACGATCAGAACGGAACAGCCAGGTACTGTTCGCTGCGCGGCACCCGGCCGGAGCGACCTTTCAAGCAAGATCGACCGTATTCGGATAAAAGTTATCCGTTCCATATTGACGGTACTAACCGGAAGGTCTATGTTTGTGAAAGCCCAATCGACGTTATGAGCCATGCCACCTTAACGAAATTAGACGGGTGGGACTGGAAAGTAGACCACCGAATTTCGCTCGGTTGTTTGTCAGATCAGGCGCTGGAGCGCTTCTTGAGACATTACGACATCTCAGAGATCATCTTTTGTTTGGACAACGACGTGAATGCCACCTTCCAGGATGGCAGCCCGGCTCCCAACTGGGGGCAAGAGGCTGCCTTTAAATTTGCTTCAAAATACGCCAGTTTGGGTTATGCAACCTCTGTCGAAACCCCTATAGCCAAAGATGTGAATGAAGATTTGCGTGCACGGCGGTATATAATAGAAGAAGAACGAAAACGGAAAATTGAAGTAGCAGACATGCTTGAACGATAG
- a CDS encoding Shedu anti-phage system protein SduA domain-containing protein, with product MPHLDIQKLISKKVPPDYYSDKILLRAHQQDAISSIQKAIEAGKKNILLQMANGSGKSVIASVIAKLFLEESNAKKILCLSKYDGMQERLEHALRGNLNKAYSTLGKGVSWHDSRLNILTYQQVLNNDHLRKIQYDVIICEDAEYFPVKDCFENYDGYKIEFSGLVQEKNTNNTFGADAVFTYTLRDVMNDGNFIELGQLVPSPIFDEIHLKLKSINQTLSIESSAALSIKDILSSLNVINDVLREHQELFSEYVKKNIKVSDITTLAYKKDQLDLFSKLLNNKAFFEETKCKNHNSSEKVWQSFFENNTWIFGYGLNYIFGSPLENEKFEQVISGYNFVESGKRIDALMKTKGRINSICFVEMKTHLTPLLDSQYRNECWAISKELSGAIAQIQNYKYKTIKNISSKIEVKSKDGEPTGEIIYNYNPKAILLIGNLGEFTTPNGVNEDKLSSFEMFRKSIEGIEIVTFDELFERARFIIAE from the coding sequence ATGCCGCATTTAGACATTCAAAAATTAATTTCTAAAAAAGTCCCTCCAGATTATTATTCGGATAAGATTCTTTTGCGAGCTCACCAACAGGATGCTATCAGTTCTATACAAAAAGCAATCGAGGCAGGGAAGAAGAATATATTGTTGCAGATGGCGAATGGATCAGGGAAGTCTGTCATCGCATCGGTTATTGCTAAATTATTTTTGGAGGAGAGTAATGCTAAGAAAATTTTGTGTTTATCAAAATATGATGGCATGCAAGAACGGCTTGAACACGCATTACGTGGAAATTTAAATAAAGCCTATTCTACTCTAGGTAAAGGTGTAAGTTGGCATGATAGTCGCCTGAATATTTTAACTTATCAACAAGTATTAAATAATGATCATCTTAGAAAGATTCAATATGATGTAATCATTTGTGAAGATGCGGAATATTTTCCTGTTAAAGATTGTTTTGAGAATTATGACGGATATAAAATAGAGTTTTCAGGACTAGTTCAAGAAAAAAATACTAATAATACGTTTGGAGCCGATGCTGTATTCACATATACGTTAAGGGATGTCATGAACGATGGGAATTTTATAGAGTTAGGGCAACTGGTTCCTTCTCCCATATTTGACGAAATTCATTTAAAATTGAAGAGTATAAACCAAACTTTATCAATAGAATCAAGTGCTGCTTTGAGCATAAAAGATATTTTAAGTTCTCTGAATGTTATTAATGACGTACTTAGAGAACATCAAGAATTGTTTAGTGAATATGTTAAGAAAAATATAAAAGTGTCGGATATTACTACCTTAGCGTATAAAAAAGATCAATTGGATTTATTTTCAAAACTCTTAAACAATAAAGCATTTTTTGAAGAGACCAAATGTAAAAATCACAATTCTTCCGAAAAAGTTTGGCAAAGCTTTTTTGAAAATAATACTTGGATATTTGGTTATGGTCTAAATTATATTTTTGGTTCTCCTTTAGAAAACGAGAAATTTGAGCAAGTGATAAGTGGTTATAATTTTGTAGAATCGGGAAAGAGAATTGATGCACTCATGAAAACAAAAGGTAGAATAAATTCAATATGTTTTGTTGAAATGAAGACACATTTAACGCCTCTCCTTGATTCACAGTATAGAAATGAATGTTGGGCCATCTCAAAGGAGCTATCTGGTGCAATAGCTCAAATACAAAATTATAAATATAAGACTATAAAGAATATTTCAAGTAAAATAGAAGTTAAAAGTAAGGATGGAGAGCCGACGGGGGAAATTATTTATAACTATAACCCGAAAGCAATCTTGTTGATTGGTAATTTGGGGGAATTTACTACGCCTAATGGGGTCAACGAAGATAAATTATCCTCTTTCGAAATGTTTAGAAAAAGTATCGAAGGGATTGAGATTGTGACATTTGATGAGTTGTTCGAAAGAGCAAGATTTATTATTGCTGAGTAG
- a CDS encoding DUF3732 domain-containing protein, with amino-acid sequence MHFQIKKLILWAKDLQFKPKEIEFKTDSINIITGASRTGKSAIIPIIDYCLASDSCYIPVKTIRNACSWFGIVIEVNQRQVLLARQEPGLQKSTDNMYIASDTVVSTPSVPFKNTSRDSVKKFLDELSSLTFLDIDADNSSNYLGRPSFRDLMAFCFQPQNIVANANTLFYKADTTDHRTKLINIFPYILGAVTPDILAKRQEINNLSKELKRKERELIKLRELSEKWKTEINGWIAVAQEFGLIKLDASIDHSFEEQLEILSLISEKKASESNILNSNIEASSQEIVALRKEENELSIKLSSLKNRYTEMNQLMNSLNDYRESLTIQVERLNISKWLKSLTDDEESCPIFGKTEEHPKEQIEKFYTNLIKLENETGFTSKIPASFEREYENVKSEISMLTEQIMAVQKRIKLQSQIRNSAAHEKYTIENISRFIGQVQYANETFKSISSDSQLISEIEAINERLSNLRAQVNENAIQHRINSALGKIGAYAIRLLPLLDSERPNDPIRIDYQNLTVVVSGQDGRDDYLWEIGSGSNWLSYHISVTLAFQLFFDQQVHSPVPGFIVYDQPSQVYFPKKLAAKEDEQELDPKLENDEDRIAVKKIFKTMSEAIKISQSKFQIIVLEHADSSIWGEVPNIHEVCEWRGDNNKLIPEEWINQ; translated from the coding sequence ATGCACTTCCAAATAAAGAAACTTATTCTTTGGGCAAAAGATCTTCAGTTCAAGCCAAAAGAAATTGAATTCAAAACAGATTCTATTAATATTATTACTGGGGCTTCACGGACTGGGAAATCTGCCATTATTCCAATAATCGATTATTGCTTGGCTTCTGATTCATGCTATATCCCGGTGAAAACAATAAGAAATGCTTGTAGTTGGTTTGGCATCGTTATTGAAGTAAATCAGAGACAAGTACTCTTAGCGAGACAAGAACCAGGCCTTCAAAAATCAACCGATAATATGTATATCGCATCAGATACAGTAGTTAGCACTCCTTCAGTTCCCTTTAAAAATACCTCCCGAGATTCTGTCAAGAAATTTTTAGATGAATTATCTTCACTAACTTTCTTAGACATTGATGCTGACAACTCGAGTAATTACTTAGGAAGGCCGTCTTTTAGAGATTTAATGGCATTTTGTTTTCAACCTCAAAATATTGTCGCAAACGCAAATACGTTATTTTATAAAGCTGATACTACGGATCATCGAACAAAATTAATAAATATTTTTCCTTATATACTTGGTGCTGTTACCCCAGATATTCTGGCAAAGAGACAAGAAATTAATAATCTTTCAAAAGAATTAAAGCGTAAGGAAAGAGAACTAATAAAGCTTAGAGAATTGTCTGAAAAATGGAAGACCGAAATAAACGGCTGGATAGCAGTAGCTCAAGAATTTGGACTTATAAAACTAGATGCATCAATTGATCATTCATTTGAGGAACAACTCGAAATTCTATCGTTAATATCAGAAAAAAAAGCATCTGAATCTAATATCCTAAACAGTAATATTGAAGCTTCCTCTCAAGAAATTGTCGCATTGAGAAAGGAAGAAAATGAGCTTTCAATTAAGCTCTCTTCTTTGAAAAACCGTTACACTGAAATGAATCAATTGATGAACAGTTTAAATGATTACCGTGAATCTTTAACCATACAAGTAGAACGCTTAAATATTTCCAAATGGCTAAAAAGCCTGACAGATGATGAAGAAAGTTGTCCAATATTCGGAAAAACCGAAGAACATCCTAAAGAACAAATAGAGAAATTTTATACAAATTTAATTAAGCTTGAAAATGAAACAGGATTTACGAGTAAAATCCCTGCGTCATTCGAGCGCGAATATGAAAATGTAAAATCAGAGATTAGTATGCTAACAGAACAAATCATGGCTGTTCAAAAAAGGATAAAACTACAAAGCCAGATAAGAAACTCCGCAGCACATGAAAAATATACTATTGAAAATATCTCCAGGTTTATCGGTCAGGTTCAGTATGCGAATGAAACTTTTAAGTCCATAAGCTCAGACAGCCAACTAATTTCTGAAATAGAAGCCATCAATGAACGGTTATCCAATTTAAGAGCACAGGTCAACGAAAATGCAATACAACACAGAATAAACTCAGCATTAGGTAAAATTGGTGCTTATGCTATAAGGCTCCTTCCATTACTTGATTCAGAGCGTCCAAATGATCCCATTCGTATTGACTATCAGAACTTGACAGTTGTTGTCAGTGGACAAGACGGACGGGATGATTATCTTTGGGAAATAGGTAGTGGCTCAAATTGGCTTTCTTATCACATTTCTGTTACATTAGCTTTTCAATTATTTTTTGATCAGCAGGTACATTCTCCTGTACCAGGTTTTATTGTTTATGACCAGCCTAGCCAAGTTTATTTCCCGAAAAAATTAGCAGCGAAAGAAGATGAACAAGAACTTGATCCAAAACTTGAAAATGACGAAGACAGAATTGCTGTCAAAAAAATCTTTAAAACAATGTCAGAAGCAATTAAAATATCTCAATCTAAATTTCAAATTATAGTACTAGAACATGCAGATAGTAGTATTTGGGGAGAAGTTCCTAACATTCATGAGGTTTGTGAGTGGCGAGGTGATAATAACAAACTTATACCAGAAGAGTGGATTAATCAGTAA
- a CDS encoding three component ABC system middle component, producing MPNLNREIQNVQNPVFGAFIIWNFVRGYYSNNSTLVPLPLLFIVLPIIFREDMSEVLSSTNKPSGLRYFANKFLSTKVLKNDLVSSIHISASNMKELSLQSIRIALYSSLISLDYEEALVFPVTTTERKQEHKSIIKLGKSSEKLGYWCSQLTLHEISQILKVRF from the coding sequence ATGCCCAACTTAAATAGGGAAATTCAAAATGTGCAAAATCCAGTCTTTGGGGCTTTTATTATTTGGAACTTTGTACGCGGCTATTACAGTAATAATAGCACACTGGTTCCTCTCCCCCTGTTGTTCATTGTATTGCCAATCATATTTCGTGAAGATATGTCTGAAGTATTATCATCGACTAATAAACCATCAGGTTTAAGGTACTTCGCAAACAAATTTCTATCAACAAAGGTTCTTAAAAATGATCTTGTATCTTCGATACATATTAGTGCTTCAAACATGAAAGAGTTATCTCTACAATCTATTAGAATAGCTCTTTATTCTTCCCTCATTTCTTTGGACTACGAGGAGGCTCTCGTATTTCCAGTTACAACAACTGAACGTAAACAGGAACACAAATCTATTATCAAGCTCGGTAAATCATCGGAAAAGTTGGGTTATTGGTGCTCCCAACTCACTCTTCATGAAATCTCCCAAATATTGAAAGTGAGGTTTTAG
- a CDS encoding ABC-three component system protein — protein sequence MVRTKKESPKEEINLANTHVPDKVYAYTLQVKHALYELQKCSGNDVVSVEVLEDVAVEKSDGTVKAIQVKNVSSKNNPISNRAKDLWKTFSNWLLAVNSKELDINSTKFVLFVTADRNGSIVSSFSKSTTIEESQQVWSEARKEFYDEFGKEKELAEDYAYYVKHFFNPETQTLASEIIKNFHLETININHTNLLYEKFCERAMVEEELGDTLFLYMLGWIEKKVSELVENKKPMCIAYQEYKKQLMAIRREFNQNLSLKELAPRPTEQEVQNEMNALRTYLEQLDVVECDYTEKIEAINDYLRASTNRTIWAKRGDISDGSLASYQETLIKKWNTIRKIIPLQYKSQNLSPEELGKLLYLQCKDERINIDHLFVPDFFTAGCFHALSDDITIGWHPNYKDIFMSGSGSNAQLK from the coding sequence GTGGTTAGAACGAAAAAAGAAAGCCCAAAAGAAGAGATTAATCTAGCAAATACACACGTTCCTGACAAAGTATACGCTTATACTTTACAAGTAAAGCATGCTTTATATGAACTACAAAAATGTTCGGGTAATGACGTAGTTAGCGTTGAAGTTCTTGAAGATGTAGCCGTCGAAAAATCTGATGGAACTGTAAAAGCGATACAGGTGAAAAATGTTTCCTCAAAAAATAATCCGATTTCCAACCGTGCTAAAGATCTTTGGAAAACGTTCTCCAATTGGCTGCTGGCTGTCAACAGCAAAGAACTCGATATTAACAGCACAAAGTTCGTACTATTTGTCACTGCAGATAGAAACGGTTCAATTGTTAGTTCGTTTAGCAAATCAACAACAATCGAAGAGTCACAACAAGTTTGGAGTGAAGCTAGAAAAGAATTTTATGATGAATTCGGAAAAGAAAAAGAATTAGCTGAGGACTATGCTTATTACGTGAAGCATTTTTTTAATCCTGAAACTCAAACATTAGCAAGTGAAATCATAAAAAATTTTCACTTAGAAACAATAAATATAAATCACACCAATTTACTTTATGAAAAATTCTGTGAAAGAGCTATGGTTGAAGAAGAACTTGGAGATACTTTATTTTTGTATATGTTAGGATGGATAGAAAAGAAAGTATCCGAGTTAGTTGAAAACAAAAAACCAATGTGTATTGCTTACCAAGAATACAAAAAACAACTGATGGCTATCAGACGAGAGTTTAATCAAAATTTAAGTTTAAAAGAATTAGCCCCGCGACCAACGGAACAAGAAGTTCAAAATGAAATGAATGCACTAAGAACATATTTAGAGCAACTGGACGTTGTTGAATGTGATTATACTGAGAAAATTGAAGCAATCAACGATTACCTCAGGGCTTCTACTAACCGAACTATTTGGGCAAAGCGTGGAGATATCAGTGACGGTAGCTTAGCTAGCTATCAAGAAACGTTGATAAAGAAATGGAATACAATACGAAAAATAATACCGTTGCAATATAAAAGTCAAAATCTCTCACCCGAAGAATTAGGAAAACTTTTATACCTTCAGTGTAAAGATGAGCGAATTAATATAGATCATCTTTTTGTGCCTGATTTTTTTACTGCTGGATGCTTCCATGCTCTATCTGATGATATAACAATCGGGTGGCACCCAAACTATAAAGATATATTTATGTCAGGGAGCGGATCTAATGCCCAACTTAAATAG